A single Anopheles funestus chromosome 2RL, idAnoFuneDA-416_04, whole genome shotgun sequence DNA region contains:
- the LOC125774781 gene encoding uncharacterized protein LOC125774781, translating into MNESDSRPEHRRDGQFCRLCFNQTVDLCPLFPSATIPNKALLHKIFDCTTITLSIRDDHDANICANCIVSIEAFFKYKSKCVENDRLLRKKRVSFFAGLGLAADPGDPVTILSHSKRRRLSRNGDNGELQANEDEELAVDRKRHRTAGLVEEEDDGSSSVKKPQNGTAADEDEHDEADEEANLSKQHLAPYQIKQEAIDADGDDDRKQHQQQYEPDDDEEEYFNPNQFLAQETKIDEGAVGDEIGNDVSSDGEGYGPNGSEDGPATTGHPFERGWKTIEFAPQPGSSGLKTLKITDYSNVTGKRGRPQRFMAEMLSMASGSNNLLPYHHGETVYQQLQRLNGLASGARLQPDEVARLPLGAVSSAQSNSTPRSIGGVIEPTKKVQKFLDDGLRELIYNAGAPNPHYARDGGSTDFKVVKARFNSYNIIFDDNRFLRRNKSVSGLPKWYWACSVTGCPVKICSYAGRLFKTNELSHTHPPTEPDADIKYETIQPDPVEAEQLQRQLLHQQQQQHQMQQQRLLRQQQQQQLLRQRQVELAQRRVAAAAALMAAAAANASRSDLQEPEQKPHMVDNGRTMGESVDPRKSYELRMANDGSEMLLYAGHTHGLIMTRKDGVRVYKCTSVVGGEEAAADRPCTDTIFMHADGRIVKVCREEHVDYDMELSGDVADHGSRLGASSTVAEEDDKRRRPQKIIVYEGYRYKYCHARPEGSFYWRCVLRHDKDCLASIQTKRNLEFLNVNDQPHNHDPPDPSEPHENAMLCEIRLPVKGEPVEGSTDFKLVKSGQKREFLIYKGYRYYFQYESKNGRRSYRCTMFKNCPAGAFLLPNSTIQEAKNFIHTHPPVEDMDKYITKDSLITSPIKHPSDGAGMNGAAKRPALDASDWKHALVAAAGGGNIGAGGVEPLSKDPEVARRNGYRIIKNYKNKEIMIYLGWRYFEDYKKKSGGQVWRCSSHRLCRGSVHLFPDGSINFAKLVDHNHSPPKKIISHSSVDGGGGFTKGVLDGNHQQLSIVAEGNGDSLLGGGGTYHRYITHQGHRFRFATRKREGTIYWRCAMRLETKCPVSFHTKEDTYELVSTRNHEHNHPIPTVWPEVAGGQINEPLPKVRMPAEEIGTSDFILTKNSKGRDLVLYRNGRFYLDYSRKDGKIVFRCSAVSGCRATVLLLPNKTLQVADDFSHNHPTLDGWDGGETTVLDCKPAPPVGEPIELKSDEEEDDEPASVSGTHPRASGETMLPKIILYDGFQFRFISRHPTERSAFFRCFNFDAKKNQCHASLYTDLNGVVIQTNQQRHNHEQGDYLMGPDKYHQRQHQQSAPSTGQQMNSNELIGTHDYKIVKNWKNRDVLVFQNCRYFLHYVRKDGRKVWRCSAIRSCHAAVYLNADGTVDQFRGQHVHEIRPEGEPRRRRRRKKSELMFPYGVGSGVTMFGNGMLANAAELMGRGVSINGSSSLNGGNAIGIAGNGAINGGPHNGNGMGSNEWIDYSDYGIQMSGSSNDTGVSGESANHRANEENHSLWDQFHPGPGVTAGGGANEGEGFDLSYHSVFGSQESFNTYAVHALAQHHLQQQQQQQQQQQQQRSVANLRQQLHHQHQLLLNGGGQLQQQRASTRQDSSDLEEYDLSGPASGDEHPSLVDITPEVKIEGDDL; encoded by the exons CTAAGTATACGCGATGATCACGATGCAAACATATGCGCCAACTGTATCGTCAGTATTGAGGCCTTCTTCAAGTACAAATCGAAGTGTGTGGAAAATGATCGGTTGCTACGGAAGAAGCGTGTCAGTTTCTTTGCCGGTTTGGGTCTAGCGGCCGATCCGGGTGATCCGGTGACGATCCTTTCGCACAGTAAACGGCGCCGTTTGTCACGGAACGGAGACAACGGTGAGCTACAGGCCAACGAAGATGAAGAGCTTGCCGTGGACCGTAAACGACACCGAACTGCGGGACTGGTCGAAGAGGAAGATGACGGTAGTAGCAGTGTGAAGAAACCGCAAAATGGTACCGCTGCCGATGAGGACGAGCACGATGAGGCGGATGAGGAAGCAAATCTGAGTAAGCAGCATCTTGCACCGTATCAAATAAAGCAGGAAGCTATCGATGCGGACGGTGACGATGACCGCaagcagcaccaacagcagTACGAACCAGATGACGACGAAGAAGAGTACTTCAATCCGAACCAATTCCTAGCGCAAGAGACTAAAATAGACGAAGGAGCAGTGGGCGACGAGATCGGCAACGATGTCAGCTCCGACGGGGAAGGGTACGGGCCGAATGGTTCCGAGGATGGGCCGGCAACCACTGGCCACCCTTTCGAGCGTGGTTGGaaaacgatcgagtttgcacCGCAGCCCGGTTCGTCCGGTTTGAAAACGTTAAAAATTACCGACTATTCCAACGTCACCGGTAAACGGGGCCGGCCGCAACGGTTCATGGCGGAAATGCTGTCGATGGCGTCTGGAAGCAATAATCTGTTGCCATACCATCATGGGGAAACCGTTTATCAGCAGTTGCAACGGCTGAATGGGTTGGCAAGCGGTGCCAGACTACAGCCCGATGAAGTCGCCCGGCTACCTCTGGGGGCGGTCAGTTCTGCCCAGAGCAACAGCACACCGCGCAGCATCGGTGGAGTGATTGAACCTACGAAAAAGGTGCAAAAGTTTCTGGACGATGGATTGCGCGAGTTGATCTACAATGCAGGAGCTCCAAATCCACACTACGCAAGG GACGGCGGATCGACGGATTTCAAAGTCGTGAAGGCGCGCTTCAACTCGTACAACATCATATTCGACGATAATCGATTCTTGCGCCGCAACAAGTCGGTTAGCGGCCTACCGAAATGGTACTGGGCGTGCAGTGTCACGGGCTGTCCGGTGAAAATTTGCAGCTACGCTGGCCGGTTGTTCAAAACGAACGAGCTGTCCCACACCCATCCACCAacggaaccggatgcggacaTCAAGTACGAAACCATCCAGCCCGATCCGGTTGAGGCGGAACAGCTGCAGCGGCAGCTTttgcatcaacagcagcaacagcaccagatGCAACAGCAGCGCCTTctgcggcagcagcagcagcaacagttgcTGCGCCAACGGCAGGTGGAACTTGCCCAGCGTCGTGttgcggcagcagcagcattgaTGGCAGCCGCTGCAGCAAACGCTTCCCGAAGTGACCTGCAGGAGCCGGAGCAAAAACCGCACATGGTGGACAACGGTCGGACCATGGGTGAATCAGTAGATCCACGAAAAAGCTACGAACTGCGGATGGCAAACGATGGTTCGGAAATGCTGCTGTACGCTGGGCACACCCACGGACTGATTATGACCCGTAAGGACGGCGTTAGGGTGTATAAGTGTACGAGTGTGGTCGGTGGCGAAGAGGCGGCGGCAGATCGACCATGTACGGATACGATATTCATGCACGCGGACGGTCGCATCGTGAAGGTGTGCAGGGAAGAACACGTAGACTACGACATGGAGCTGTCCGGGGATGTAGCGGATCACGGATCACGGCTCGGCGCTAGCAGCACGGTGGccgaagaggacgacaaaCGTCGCCGTCCGCAGAAGATTATCGTGTACGAGGGCTATCGGTACAAGTACTGTCATGCCCGACCCGAGGGTAGCTTCTACTGGCGGTGCGTACTGCGCCACGATAAGGATTGCCTGGCGTCCATCCAAACGAAGCGTAATCTCGAATTTCTGAACGTGAATGATCAACCACACAATCACGATCCACCGGACCCGTCCGAACCGCACGAGAATGCAATGCTGTGCGAGATTCGACTACCGGTCAAAGGGGAACCGGTGGAAGGGTCGACCGATTTCAAGCTGGTAAAGAGTGGCCAGAAGCGGGAGTTCCTCATCTACAAGGGCTATCGGTACTACTTCCAGTACGAGTCGAAAAATGGCCGCCGTTCGTACCGGTGCACGATGTTTAAGAACTGTCCTGCCGGAGCCTTTTTGCTACCGAACAGTACGATCCAAGAGGCGAAGAATTTCATACACACGCACCCACCGGTGGAGGATATGGACAAGTACATCACGAAGGACAGTTTGATCACGAGTCCGATCAAGCATCCATCGGACGGTGCAGGAATGAATGGTGCCGCCAAGCGCCCGGCACTGGACGCATCGGACTGGAAGCACGCACTAGTAGCAGCAGCGGGTGGTGGTAACATTGGAGCAGGTGGAGTGGAACCGCTCAGCAAAGACCCGGAAGTAGCACGCCGGAATGGATATCGCATCATCAAGAACTACAAGAACAAAGAGATCATGATCTATCTCGGGTGGCGTTACTTCGAAGACTACAAGAAGAAGAGTGGCGGACAGGTTTGGCGCTGTTCGTCGCACCGTTTGTGTCGCGGATCGGTACACCTCTTCCCAGATGGATCGATCAATTTTGCCAAACTCGTCGATCACAATCACTCGCCGCCGAAGAAGATTATAAGCCATTCGTCGGTAGATGGTGGTGGCGGCTTTACGAAAGGCGTGCTCGACGGCAATCATCAGCAGCTGTCAATAGTGGCCGAAGGTAATGGCGATTCGTTGTTGGGCGGTGGTGGGACATACCATCGCTACATCACGCACCAGGGCCATCGGTTCCGGTTTGCGACGCGAAAGCGCGAAGGAACGATCTATTGGCGGTGTGCGATGCGCTTGGAAACCAAATGTCCGGTTTCGTTCCACACGAAGGAGGACACGTACGAGCTGGTCAGTACGCGGAATCACGAACACAACCATCCCATACCGACGGTGTGGCCGGAGGTGGCCGGTGGACAAATTAATGAACCGCTGCCGAAAGTACGCATGCCGGCCGAGGAGATCGGGACGTCGGATTTCATTCTGACGAAAAACTCCAAGGGACGCGATCTGGTGCTTTATCGGAACGGTCGCTTTTATCTGGACTATTCGCGCAAGGAtggcaaaattgtttttcgctgttcCGCCGTGTCCGGGTGCCGGGCGACGGTACTATTATTGCCGAACAAAACGCTGCAGGTTGCAGACGACTTCAGTCACAACCATCCCACGCTGGACGGATGGGATGGGGGAGAAACGACCGTGCTAGATTGTAAACCGGCACCACCAGTCGGGGAACCAATCGAGTTGAAGTCCGACGAAGAGGAAGATGATGAACCGGCGAGCGTTTCCGGGACGCATCCAAGAGCGAGCGGTGAAACGATGCTGCCGAAGATCATACTTTACGATGGGTTTCAGTTCCGCTTCATATCGCGTCATCCGACGGAGCGTAGTGCATTCTTCCGTTGCTTTAACTTCGATGCCAAGAAGAACCAGTGCCACGCATCGCTCTACACCGACCTGAACGGGGTGGTCATACAAACGAATCAGCAACGGCACAATCACGAACAGGGTGACTATCTGATGGGACCGGATAAGTACCACCAGCGGCAGCACCAGCAATCCGCACCATCAACAGGCCAACAGATGAACTCGAACGAGTTGATCGGTACGCACGATTACAAGATAGTGAAGAATTGGAAAAATCGTGATGTGCTAGTGTTTCAGAACTGTCGCTACTTCCTGCATTATGTGCGCAAGGACGGACGCAAAGTTTGGCGCTGTTCGGCAATACGAAGTTGTCACGCCGCCGTATATCTGAATGCCGACGGCACGGTCGATCAGTTCCGCGGTCAACATGTGCACGAAATTCGTCCCGAAGGTGAACCACGGCGACGACGGCGCAGAAAAAAGAGTGAACTAATGTTCCCGTACGGGGTGGGCTCGGGAGTGACCATGTTCGGTAATGGGATGCTTGCAAACGCTGCCGAACTGATGGGCCGTGGGGTCAGTATTAATGGATCTTCGTCACTGAACGGTGGTAATGCGATTGGCATTGCTGGGAACGGGGCGATCAATGGTGGTCCCCACAATGGCAATGGCATGGGATCGAACGAGTGGATTGACTACAGTGACTATGGTATACAGATGAGCGGTTCCTCGAACGATACTGGAGTCAGTGGTGAGAGCGCAAACCATCGTGCGAACGAAGAGAATCATTCGCTGTGGGATCAATTCCATCCCGGTCCGGGTGTTACGGCGGGTGGTGGAGCGAATGAGGGGGAAGGATTCGACCTTAGCTACCATTCGGTGTTTGGTAGTCAGGAAAGCTTTAACACGTATGCCGTCCATGCACTAGCACAGCATCacctacagcagcagcagcagcaacagcaacagcagcagcagcagcgatcAGTGGCCAATCTACGCCAACAGTTGCACCATCAGCATCAACTGCTACTAAATGGCGGCGGACAGTTGCAGCAACAACGTGCCTCCACCCGGCAGGACAGCAGCGATCTGGAAGAGTACGACCTATCCGGTCCTGCCAGCGGTGACGAACATCCTTCCCTGGTCGACATCACACCGGAGGTTAAGATAGAAGGGGACGATCTCTGA